In one Brienomyrus brachyistius isolate T26 chromosome 12, BBRACH_0.4, whole genome shotgun sequence genomic region, the following are encoded:
- the c12h20orf27 gene encoding UPF0687 protein C20orf27 homolog → MATAKKKSTSKAGGVRFSEDAGAHSHVHFDEKLHDSVVMVIPEVDGNFLVKVGFLKIQHKYEIVFTLPEVPALGRDVCPAPVPNPHLSVTDIRHAAEGGLQVTCEYMAHQEGVLQEDVILVSESKEDASVRVRLQARVMDRHHGTPMLLEGVRCVGVELEYDSEQSDWQGFD, encoded by the exons ATGGCCACGGCAAAGAAGA AGTCAACCTCAAAGGCAGGGGGGGTCCGCTTCTCTGAGGACGCCGGTGCCCACTCCCATGTCCATTTTGATGAGAAGCTGCATGACTCTGTCGTCATGGTGATCCCTGAGGTGGACGGCAACTTCCTAGTGAAG GTGGGCTTCCTGAAGATCCAGCACAAGTACGAGATTGTGTTCACGCTCCCGGAAGTACCGGCCTTGGGGAGGGATGTTTGCCCGGCGCCAGTGCCAAACCCCCACCTCAGTGTTACGGACATCAGGCACGCGGCAGAGG GTGGTCTGCAGGTGACGTGTGAGTACATGGCCCACCAGGAGGGGGTTCTGCAGGAAGACGTCATTCTGGTGAGCGAGAGCAAGGAAGACGCCTCTGTGCGGGTCAGGCTGCAGGCCCGTGTTATGG ACCGCCATCACGGGACGCCCATGCTGCTGGAGGGGGTACGGTGCGTGGGGGTGGAGCTAGAGTACGACTCAGAGCAGAGTGACTGGCAGGGTTTCGACTAG